Proteins co-encoded in one Arachis stenosperma cultivar V10309 chromosome 7, arast.V10309.gnm1.PFL2, whole genome shotgun sequence genomic window:
- the LOC130942103 gene encoding WUSCHEL-related homeobox 5-like gives MESKGGSSSGSTSKCGRWNPTAEQVSVLSELFRSGLRTPTTDQIQRISNHLSFYGKIESKNVFYWFQNHKARDRHNKRRKLSSSFPHHSKHLNLLHSQSLAEMYQVSEPENNNRVIETLQLFPLNSYVESESEKLRVHANDDENGDHHHHHQCMDHDDDTMFSYTLMGEQMEYPPLDLRLSFL, from the exons ATGGAATCGAAAGGTGGGAGCAGTAGTGGAAGCACAAGCAAGTGTGGGCGTTGGAATCCGACGGCAGAACAAGTTTCGGTTCTGAGTGAACTGTTCAGGTCTGGTCTGCGCACCCCAACCACTGATCAGATTCAGCGTATCTCCAACCACCTCAGCTTTTACGGCAAGATTGAGAGTAAGAATGTCTTCTATTGGTTTCAGAACCATAAAGCTAGGGACAGACACAACAAGCGCCGCAAGctctcttcttcctttcctCATCACTCCAAGCATCTCAATCTTCTTCACTCTCAAA GTTTAGCTGAGATGTATCAAGTTTCAGAGCCTGAGAATAATAACAGGGTGATTGAGACTCTTCAGCTCTTTCCCTTGAACTCTTATGTTGAATCCGAATCAGAGAAGCTGAGAGTGCATGCAAATGATGATGAAAAtggtgatcatcatcatcatcatcaatgcaTGGATCATGATGATGATACTATGTTCTCATACACATTAATGGGAGAACAAATGGAGTATCCTCCATTGGACCTGCGCTTGAGCTTCCTCTAA